Proteins from a genomic interval of Pseudomonas silesiensis:
- a CDS encoding DUF883 family protein yields MARKTAAQVAEDQIKDQAFSELQALIEESEKLLKSSASLVGEEADTLRGQIAQKLQQARDSVTSVRDRTLPAVEATETYIGGHPWQTVAISAGFGLVVGLLLGRR; encoded by the coding sequence ATGGCTCGGAAAACCGCCGCACAAGTCGCCGAAGATCAAATCAAGGATCAAGCGTTCAGCGAACTTCAGGCTCTGATCGAAGAGTCGGAAAAACTGCTCAAAAGCAGTGCCTCACTGGTCGGTGAGGAAGCGGATACCCTTCGTGGGCAAATCGCCCAGAAACTTCAGCAGGCGCGTGACTCGGTGACCAGCGTACGCGACAGGACCCTGCCTGCGGTCGAAGCCACCGAGACCTACATTGGTGGTCATCCGTGGCAGACCGTGGCCATCTCCGCCGGTTTCGGCCTGGTGGTCGGGTTGCTGCTGGGTAGGCGGTAA
- a CDS encoding carbon-nitrogen hydrolase family protein: MPKSIVAALQIGALPGGKDETLEQILSYENAIVESGAALVVMPEALLGGYPKGEGFGTQLGYRLPEGREAFARYFANAIDVPGVETEALAGLSARTGATLVIGVIERAGSTLYCTALYFDPQAGLVARHRKLMPTGTERLIWGKGDGSTLPVIDSQVGRIGALVCWENMMPLLRTAMYAKGVEVWCAPTVDEREMWQVSMRHIAHEGRCFVVSACQVQDSPQALGVDIANWPADRPLIAGGSVIVGPMGDILAGPLRGGPGLLTAEIDTDDLVRARYDFDVVGHYARPDVFELTVDERAKPGVRFTA, encoded by the coding sequence ATGCCCAAGTCAATTGTTGCTGCGCTGCAAATCGGCGCCTTGCCGGGCGGCAAGGACGAGACCCTGGAACAAATACTGTCGTATGAAAACGCTATTGTTGAGTCCGGTGCCGCGCTGGTGGTAATGCCCGAAGCGCTGCTCGGCGGTTACCCCAAGGGCGAGGGTTTTGGCACGCAACTGGGCTATCGACTGCCGGAAGGTCGTGAAGCCTTTGCCCGGTACTTCGCCAACGCCATCGACGTGCCCGGTGTGGAAACCGAGGCGTTGGCTGGCTTGTCGGCACGTACCGGGGCCACGCTGGTGATCGGTGTCATCGAGCGCGCTGGCAGCACTTTGTATTGCACCGCGTTGTACTTCGATCCGCAGGCGGGGCTGGTGGCCAGACACCGCAAGTTGATGCCGACGGGTACTGAACGGCTCATCTGGGGCAAGGGTGATGGTTCGACCTTGCCCGTGATCGACAGTCAGGTCGGGCGGATCGGTGCGCTGGTGTGCTGGGAAAACATGATGCCGCTGTTGCGCACCGCGATGTACGCCAAGGGCGTGGAGGTCTGGTGCGCGCCAACGGTGGATGAGCGGGAGATGTGGCAAGTGAGCATGCGCCACATCGCCCACGAAGGACGCTGCTTCGTGGTCAGCGCCTGCCAGGTTCAGGATTCACCGCAGGCCCTGGGCGTGGACATCGCCAACTGGCCGGCGGACCGGCCGCTGATTGCCGGCGGCAGTGTAATCGTCGGGCCGATGGGCGACATTCTGGCTGGGCCTCTGCGCGGCGGGCCCGGGTTGTTGACCGCCGAGATCGACACCGATGATCTGGTTCGCGCCCGTTACGACTTCGACGTGGTCGGGCACTATGCGCGCCCGGATGTGTTTGAACTGACGGTGGATGAGCGGGCTAAACCCGGCGTGCGCTTCACTGCATGA
- a CDS encoding Ldh family oxidoreductase, whose translation MSAPHDQVSTAVSQNLSLEALTGLLEKIFLRQGTSADVARVLAQNCASAERDGAHSHGVFRIPGYVSTLQSGWVNGQAVPVVEDVASGFVRVDAGNGFAQPALAAARALLVEKARSAGIAVLAIRNSHHFAALWPDVEPFAYEGLVALSVVNSMTCVVPHGADRPLFGTNPIAFAAPRADGEPIVFDLATSAIAHGDVQIAARKGERLPEGMGVDSLGQPTQDPKAILEGGALLPFGGHKGSALSMMVELLAAALTGGNFSFEFDWSNHPGARTPWTGQLLIVIDPSKAAGQSFAERSQELVRQMHGVGLKRLPGDRRHQQRAKAATDGIQLDAQTLADLRELAGL comes from the coding sequence ATGTCTGCGCCACACGATCAAGTGTCTACGGCTGTCTCGCAAAACCTGTCCCTCGAAGCGCTGACGGGATTGCTTGAAAAGATCTTCCTGCGCCAGGGCACCTCGGCTGACGTCGCTCGCGTACTGGCGCAAAACTGCGCCAGCGCCGAACGCGATGGCGCCCATAGCCATGGCGTGTTTCGCATCCCCGGGTACGTATCGACATTGCAAAGCGGCTGGGTCAATGGCCAGGCCGTGCCAGTGGTCGAGGATGTCGCCTCGGGTTTCGTCCGGGTCGACGCCGGCAACGGTTTCGCCCAACCGGCGCTCGCGGCGGCCCGTGCGTTACTGGTGGAAAAGGCCCGCAGTGCCGGGATCGCGGTGCTGGCCATTCGTAACTCTCACCATTTCGCCGCCTTGTGGCCGGATGTCGAACCCTTTGCCTATGAAGGGCTGGTGGCGCTGAGTGTGGTCAACAGCATGACCTGTGTCGTGCCGCACGGCGCCGATCGTCCCTTGTTCGGGACCAACCCGATTGCTTTCGCCGCGCCGCGGGCCGATGGCGAGCCGATCGTCTTCGACCTGGCCACCAGCGCCATTGCCCATGGCGATGTGCAGATCGCCGCGCGCAAGGGCGAACGGTTGCCCGAGGGCATGGGCGTGGACAGCCTCGGCCAGCCGACCCAGGATCCGAAAGCGATTCTGGAAGGAGGCGCGTTGCTGCCGTTTGGCGGGCACAAGGGCTCGGCACTGTCGATGATGGTGGAGCTGTTGGCGGCGGCGTTGACCGGGGGGAATTTTTCGTTCGAGTTCGATTGGTCGAACCATCCGGGCGCCAGGACGCCCTGGACCGGCCAGTTGCTGATTGTCATCGACCCGAGCAAGGCGGCTGGACAGAGCTTTGCCGAGCGCAGCCAGGAACTCGTGCGGCAGATGCACGGTGTGGGGCTCAAGCGTTTGCCGGGGGATCGACGCCACCAGCAGCGGGCCAAAGCCGCTACCGATGGCATCCAGCTTGATGCTCAGACGTTGGCGGATCTGCGAGAACTGGCTGGACTCTGA
- a CDS encoding LysR family transcriptional regulator: MLGQLHDLDLHLLRLFVSVVECGGFSAAQGELGLSQSSISQQMARLETRLGYRLCSRGKGGFKVTPKGERLLTATRGLFESIEAFRHQSNGVAGRLIGEVRLGLSEALDQSVLQRVAGAIRRFRERDESVRLELISAMPGEMERLLLQQRLDLAIGYFSQVQSAFDYRELFTETQHLYCAPGHPLFTDDAPDDQALQACDRVDHPYRFLRNDEPFQGKLCSARSEQVEGTLAFILSGKHVGHLPSHFARSWEDKGLLRSVRRGDMSFDVAFHLARHRAQVAGDAQKAFEEDLLAAFA; this comes from the coding sequence ATGCTCGGCCAACTGCACGATCTCGATCTGCACCTGCTACGGCTGTTCGTCAGCGTGGTCGAATGCGGCGGCTTCAGCGCGGCCCAGGGTGAGCTGGGTTTGAGCCAGTCGAGTATCAGCCAGCAAATGGCCAGGCTTGAAACCCGGCTCGGCTATCGGTTGTGCAGTCGCGGCAAGGGCGGATTCAAGGTCACGCCCAAGGGTGAACGACTGTTGACGGCGACAAGGGGGTTGTTCGAATCCATCGAAGCATTCCGCCATCAATCCAACGGCGTGGCGGGTCGATTGATCGGCGAAGTACGGCTGGGGTTGTCCGAGGCGCTCGATCAATCGGTGCTGCAACGGGTGGCCGGGGCCATCCGGCGCTTTCGCGAGCGGGACGAATCGGTACGCCTCGAATTGATCAGCGCGATGCCCGGCGAAATGGAGCGCTTGCTGTTGCAACAGCGGCTGGACCTGGCGATCGGCTATTTCTCACAGGTGCAAAGCGCGTTTGACTACCGCGAACTGTTCACCGAAACCCAGCACCTGTATTGCGCCCCCGGCCATCCGCTGTTCACAGACGACGCGCCGGACGATCAGGCGCTCCAGGCCTGCGACCGGGTCGATCACCCGTACCGCTTCCTGCGCAACGACGAGCCGTTCCAGGGCAAGCTGTGTTCGGCGCGCTCGGAGCAGGTCGAAGGCACCCTCGCCTTCATTCTCTCTGGCAAGCATGTGGGGCATCTGCCCAGTCACTTTGCCAGGAGCTGGGAGGACAAGGGTTTGCTCAGGAGCGTGCGCCGTGGCGACATGAGTTTCGATGTGGCCTTTCATCTGGCCCGCCATCGCGCGCAGGTGGCGGGGGATGCGCAGAAGGCGTTTGAGGAAGATTTGCTCGCGGCGTTTGCCTGA
- the speB gene encoding agmatinase, with product MDVPVQNDQALTRDSLYGTAAESTYAGITSFMRRRYSRDLRGVDVAVSGVPFDTATSNRPGARFGPRGIRAASTGIAWERHWPWTFDPFDHLAVVDYGDCAFDYGTPQSVPESIEAHAEHILTAGSAMLTFGGDHFITYPLLKAHARKHGALSLIHFDAHSDTWPDEGGKRVDHGTMFWHAAREGLVDPSRSVQIGLRTTNDDHQGFEVLDARQVHRRGVDAIVEAIRARVGDNPVYLTFDIDCLDPAFAPGTGTPVCGGLSTVQALEILGGLRGINLVGMDVVEVAPAYDSADITSLAAATLAMEMLCLYAARHKVDR from the coding sequence ATGGACGTCCCTGTGCAGAACGATCAAGCCCTCACCCGTGACAGCCTTTACGGAACAGCCGCCGAAAGTACCTACGCCGGTATCACCAGTTTCATGCGTCGTCGCTACAGCCGCGACTTGCGCGGCGTCGACGTGGCGGTCAGCGGGGTGCCGTTCGACACGGCGACCAGCAACCGCCCCGGCGCACGTTTCGGACCGCGGGGCATTCGGGCCGCATCCACCGGGATTGCCTGGGAGCGCCACTGGCCGTGGACGTTCGATCCGTTCGACCATCTGGCGGTGGTCGACTACGGTGATTGCGCCTTCGATTACGGCACGCCGCAGTCGGTGCCGGAAAGCATCGAGGCCCATGCCGAGCACATCCTCACTGCCGGCAGCGCGATGCTGACCTTCGGTGGCGATCACTTCATCACCTATCCGTTGCTCAAGGCCCATGCCCGCAAACATGGTGCGTTGTCGCTGATCCACTTCGATGCCCACAGCGATACCTGGCCGGACGAGGGCGGCAAGCGCGTCGATCACGGCACCATGTTCTGGCACGCGGCCAGGGAAGGCCTGGTCGATCCGTCGCGGTCGGTGCAGATCGGTTTGCGCACCACCAATGACGATCATCAGGGTTTCGAGGTGCTGGATGCGCGACAAGTGCATCGGCGCGGGGTCGATGCGATTGTCGAGGCGATTCGGGCGCGGGTCGGGGATAACCCGGTGTACTTGACGTTCGACATCGACTGCCTCGACCCCGCTTTTGCCCCGGGTACCGGGACCCCGGTGTGTGGTGGCTTGAGCACGGTGCAGGCCCTGGAAATCCTCGGCGGCCTGCGGGGGATCAATCTGGTGGGGATGGACGTGGTGGAAGTGGCGCCGGCCTATGACAGTGCGGACATCACGTCATTGGCGGCCGCGACCCTGGCGATGGAGATGCTGTGCCTTTATGCGGCCAGGCACAAGGTCGATAGGTAA
- a CDS encoding LEA type 2 family protein, with protein sequence MRRLIALSLSLLLLSLNACALLPNRDPLNVNVVGFEPLPSQDMEVRFAVKIRVQNPNETAIDYNGVALDLEVNGQPLASGVSDQMGTIARFSDTVLTVPVSVSAFSVLRQTLGLSQTQTLNNMPYVLRGKLAGGLFGTLRFVDSGKLSLPGPTFTPR encoded by the coding sequence ATGCGCAGACTCATCGCTTTATCCCTCTCGTTGCTGCTCCTCTCCCTGAACGCCTGTGCCCTGCTGCCCAATCGCGATCCGCTGAACGTCAACGTGGTCGGTTTCGAACCGCTGCCGAGCCAGGACATGGAAGTGCGTTTTGCCGTGAAGATACGCGTGCAAAACCCCAATGAAACCGCGATCGACTACAACGGCGTGGCCCTGGACCTGGAGGTCAACGGTCAGCCACTGGCCTCGGGGGTCAGTGATCAGATGGGCACGATTGCACGCTTCTCCGACACCGTCCTGACCGTGCCGGTGAGCGTCTCGGCGTTCTCTGTACTGCGCCAGACATTGGGCCTGAGTCAGACGCAGACCCTGAACAACATGCCGTACGTGCTGCGCGGCAAGCTGGCTGGTGGCCTGTTTGGTACCCTGCGTTTTGTCGACAGTGGCAAGCTCAGCCTGCCGGGGCCGACTTTCACACCCAGGTAA
- a CDS encoding polyamine ABC transporter substrate-binding protein, giving the protein MAPLSRLCLPALFLAMAVPVQAGDKVVNLYSWADYVAPETLQRFEQETGIHVRYDTFDSSEVLETKLLTGGSGYDVVVPSSSVLARGLAAGALREIPHEGLKGYANLDPDLLEKLAAVDPGNRYGVPYTWGTLGLGMNVEAVKQRLPNVPLNSLDLLFKPEYAGKLKDCGIAILDSPQEVFGLALHYLGKDPYSTDKAALSAAEALLRQLQPNVLYVATGRQISDLANGDVCLALTYNGDASMAADQARKANKPFEVAYRIPQEGTLIWQDNLAIPKDAPHPEAARAFIEFMLRPESVAALTNTLFFATANQAATPLVDEAVRSDPDIYPLADVRARLYADQTMSLKDMRQRTRLWTTFRSRQ; this is encoded by the coding sequence ATGGCTCCGCTATCAAGGCTGTGTTTACCCGCGTTGTTCCTCGCCATGGCCGTCCCGGTGCAGGCCGGGGACAAGGTTGTCAATCTGTACAGTTGGGCCGATTACGTGGCGCCGGAAACGCTGCAGCGGTTCGAGCAGGAAACCGGTATCCACGTGCGTTACGACACCTTCGATTCTTCCGAAGTCCTGGAAACGAAATTGCTCACCGGTGGCAGCGGATATGACGTGGTGGTGCCTTCGTCGAGTGTGCTGGCCCGTGGTCTGGCGGCCGGTGCGCTGAGGGAAATTCCCCACGAGGGCCTCAAGGGCTACGCCAATCTCGACCCGGACTTGCTGGAGAAGCTCGCCGCCGTCGATCCCGGCAACCGTTATGGCGTGCCCTACACCTGGGGCACCCTGGGTCTGGGGATGAATGTCGAAGCGGTGAAACAACGCTTGCCGAATGTGCCGCTCAACAGCCTCGATCTGCTGTTCAAACCCGAGTACGCCGGCAAACTCAAAGATTGCGGCATCGCCATTCTCGATTCGCCCCAGGAAGTGTTTGGCCTGGCGCTGCATTACCTGGGTAAAGATCCCTATAGCACTGACAAGGCTGCTCTGTCAGCCGCCGAGGCGTTATTGCGTCAGCTGCAACCGAACGTCCTGTACGTTGCCACCGGACGCCAGATCAGCGATCTGGCCAACGGCGACGTCTGCCTGGCATTGACCTACAACGGTGACGCCAGCATGGCCGCCGATCAGGCGCGCAAGGCCAACAAACCGTTCGAGGTGGCGTACCGGATTCCGCAGGAGGGCACGCTGATCTGGCAGGACAACCTGGCGATTCCCAAGGATGCGCCTCACCCAGAGGCCGCCCGTGCCTTTATCGAATTCATGCTGCGCCCGGAATCCGTCGCGGCGCTGACCAATACGCTGTTTTTTGCCACGGCCAACCAGGCGGCAACCCCGCTGGTGGATGAAGCGGTGCGCAGCGATCCGGACATTTACCCACTGGCCGACGTGCGAGCGCGGCTGTACGCCGACCAGACCATGAGCCTCAAGGACATGCGCCAGCGCACTCGCCTGTGGACCACATTCCGTAGCCGCCAATAA
- a CDS encoding LysR family transcriptional regulator — MNTMNIATVDLNLLKVFEALHEESSASRAALRLGVTQSAVSAALRRLRELYGDQLFVRTGRGLAPTLKANQLKPVVSEALNKCRQSLAMVDPDADHYDGRSVTLGLSDDFEIAYGRRLIEEIALCAPGLRLIFRQTHSQIVAQALMERSIDLAITAGGFAERLLSRQVLGEGIYQCLVDPASLAEGQHSISLEEFVAREHILVSSGGFIGITDAGLAALGLSRRVSASTTHFAALPYLLKGSQAVATIPAHAAQSIAALSGLALLPCPLDLPRYPIELGWRTSTQLDPVVLKVREAIVASFARAQ, encoded by the coding sequence ATGAACACGATGAATATCGCAACCGTCGATCTCAATCTGCTTAAAGTCTTTGAAGCCCTGCATGAGGAGTCCAGCGCGAGCCGTGCCGCGTTACGGCTGGGCGTGACGCAATCGGCAGTCAGCGCCGCATTGCGCCGCTTGCGCGAGCTGTATGGCGATCAATTGTTCGTGCGCACCGGTCGCGGCCTGGCGCCGACACTCAAGGCCAATCAATTGAAGCCGGTGGTCAGCGAGGCGCTGAACAAATGCCGGCAGAGCCTGGCGATGGTCGATCCTGACGCCGATCACTACGACGGGCGCTCGGTCACACTGGGTTTGTCGGATGATTTCGAGATCGCCTACGGGCGCAGATTGATCGAAGAAATCGCCCTCTGCGCGCCAGGGCTGCGGCTGATCTTCCGCCAGACCCACAGTCAGATCGTTGCCCAGGCGCTAATGGAGCGCAGCATCGATCTGGCGATCACCGCCGGCGGTTTCGCCGAACGCTTGCTCAGCCGCCAGGTGCTCGGCGAGGGCATTTATCAGTGCCTGGTCGATCCTGCGAGCCTGGCTGAGGGACAACACAGCATCAGCCTGGAAGAGTTCGTCGCCCGCGAGCACATACTGGTGTCGTCCGGCGGTTTTATCGGGATCACCGATGCAGGCTTGGCGGCGCTGGGCTTGAGTCGACGGGTGAGCGCCTCGACCACGCACTTTGCGGCGTTGCCGTACTTGCTCAAGGGCAGTCAGGCGGTGGCGACGATTCCGGCCCACGCTGCCCAAAGCATTGCGGCGCTCAGCGGCCTGGCGCTGCTGCCCTGCCCGCTGGACCTGCCGCGTTACCCGATCGAACTGGGCTGGCGCACCAGCACCCAGTTGGATCCGGTGGTTTTGAAAGTGCGAGAAGCCATTGTCGCGAGCTTTGCGCGCGCGCAATGA
- a CDS encoding GNAT family N-acetyltransferase has protein sequence MDTPTLYTERLILRPLELTDAEAIQRLFPHWEVVRYLNALVPWPYPADGALTYLRDNALPAMARGEEWHWSIRLKSAPGQLIGNISLMNEQDNNRGFWLAPKWQGQGLMSEASAAVTGYWFKTLGRSVLRVPKAALNIGSRKLSQRTGMRLIGTDEGDFVSGRLPREIWEITREEWLQQR, from the coding sequence ATGGACACCCCCACGCTCTACACCGAACGCCTGATCCTGCGCCCGCTGGAACTGACCGACGCCGAGGCGATCCAGCGACTGTTCCCGCACTGGGAGGTGGTGCGCTATCTGAACGCCTTGGTGCCCTGGCCCTATCCCGCCGATGGTGCGCTGACTTATCTGCGCGATAACGCCCTGCCGGCGATGGCCCGCGGCGAGGAATGGCACTGGTCGATCCGCTTGAAGTCGGCACCCGGGCAACTGATCGGCAATATCAGCCTGATGAATGAACAGGACAACAACCGCGGCTTCTGGCTCGCACCGAAGTGGCAAGGCCAGGGCTTGATGAGCGAAGCCAGTGCCGCCGTGACCGGGTACTGGTTCAAGACCCTCGGTCGTTCAGTGCTGCGTGTGCCGAAAGCGGCGCTCAATATCGGCTCGCGCAAACTCTCGCAACGCACGGGCATGCGCTTGATCGGCACCGACGAGGGGGATTTCGTCAGTGGGCGATTGCCGAGAGAAATATGGGAAATCACCCGCGAAGAGTGGCTGCAGCAGCGCTGA
- the zapE gene encoding cell division protein ZapE, which translates to MNLDSPLSTWQHAIEHKGFVQDEAQEHAVWALQKCYEALHDGQAPITGVYLWGPVGRGKTWLMDQFYQSLQVPARRQHFHHFMGWVHQRSFQLTGTADPLQALARELSQDVRVLCFDELFVNDIGDAIILGRLFQVMFEQGVVVVCTSNQPPDQLYADGFNRDRFMPAIAAIKRHMQVIAVNGSEDHRLHPGTGLQRYWVASPGQTGALADVFHALAVGQSVSSAPIKVGYRFLEVVQSSETVLWSRYSDLCEQPFAAMDFMALCDTFKAILLSEVPNLSAQRRAGRIARGTEDGVERVVAGDRELPQLSVNDDGVRRFIALVDECYDRKVPLYLEAQVPMESLYTEGYLEFPFRRTLSRLQEMQLQRFADA; encoded by the coding sequence ATGAATCTCGACTCCCCCCTCAGCACCTGGCAGCACGCCATCGAACACAAGGGCTTCGTCCAGGACGAGGCTCAGGAACATGCGGTCTGGGCTTTGCAGAAATGTTACGAAGCCCTCCATGACGGGCAAGCGCCGATCACCGGGGTCTACCTGTGGGGCCCGGTCGGGCGCGGCAAGACCTGGTTGATGGACCAGTTCTACCAGAGCCTGCAGGTTCCGGCCCGGCGTCAGCATTTTCATCACTTCATGGGCTGGGTGCATCAGCGCTCCTTCCAGCTGACCGGCACTGCCGACCCGTTGCAGGCACTGGCCCGTGAACTGAGCCAGGACGTGCGGGTGTTGTGCTTCGATGAGCTGTTCGTCAATGACATCGGTGACGCGATCATTCTCGGGCGCCTGTTCCAGGTGATGTTCGAGCAGGGTGTGGTGGTGGTCTGCACCTCCAACCAGCCGCCGGACCAGCTCTACGCGGATGGCTTCAACCGTGACCGGTTCATGCCTGCCATCGCGGCGATCAAGCGGCACATGCAAGTGATAGCGGTCAATGGCAGCGAAGATCATCGCCTGCACCCGGGTACCGGTTTGCAACGTTACTGGGTAGCATCGCCCGGGCAGACAGGCGCCTTGGCAGACGTGTTCCATGCCCTGGCTGTCGGCCAGTCGGTATCCAGCGCACCGATCAAGGTCGGCTACCGTTTTCTCGAGGTGGTGCAGTCCAGTGAAACCGTGCTCTGGAGCCGTTACTCCGACCTCTGTGAACAGCCCTTTGCCGCCATGGATTTCATGGCGCTGTGCGACACCTTCAAGGCTATCCTGTTAAGTGAGGTCCCCAACCTCAGTGCGCAGAGACGCGCAGGTCGCATCGCTCGCGGTACCGAAGATGGTGTCGAGCGGGTGGTGGCGGGCGATCGCGAGTTGCCGCAATTGTCTGTGAATGACGACGGTGTGCGTCGTTTCATTGCCCTGGTGGACGAGTGCTACGACCGTAAAGTACCGCTGTACCTCGAAGCGCAGGTGCCGATGGAATCGCTGTACACCGAGGGTTATCTGGAATTTCCGTTTCGCCGCACCCTCAGCCGTCTACAGGAAATGCAGTTGCAACGTTTCGCCGACGCTTGA
- a CDS encoding DinB family protein encodes MNQPLSHHLLTMAYQNAWANYRLAGAWSQLSQDELTAPRVSFFPSLRGTLNHILTCDWFYVDALERELRGDDPHPDCNIFFRHDEPCSTAAELKHEQTLVDRRLIAYCEQMRDADLSKIVTIDRDTPQHDSRLRLLSHLFEHQIHHRGQVHAMLSGTPVKPPQLDEFFCAGESGLRAVDFAELGWTEALIWGS; translated from the coding sequence ATGAATCAGCCGCTGTCTCACCATTTGTTGACCATGGCCTATCAGAATGCCTGGGCTAATTATCGACTCGCCGGAGCCTGGAGCCAGTTAAGCCAGGATGAGCTGACTGCGCCCAGAGTCAGCTTCTTCCCCAGCCTGCGCGGAACGCTCAATCACATCCTGACCTGTGACTGGTTCTACGTGGATGCACTGGAGCGGGAACTGCGCGGCGATGACCCGCATCCTGACTGCAACATATTTTTCAGGCACGACGAGCCCTGTTCAACGGCCGCTGAACTCAAGCACGAGCAAACCCTGGTAGACCGCCGGCTGATTGCCTACTGCGAGCAAATGCGTGACGCAGACCTCAGTAAAATCGTGACCATCGACCGTGACACACCTCAGCATGACAGCCGTTTGCGCTTGCTGTCGCATCTGTTCGAGCACCAGATTCATCATCGCGGGCAGGTGCATGCCATGCTCAGCGGCACCCCGGTCAAGCCGCCGCAACTGGACGAGTTTTTCTGCGCCGGCGAGTCGGGGTTGCGGGCGGTGGATTTTGCCGAGCTCGGGTGGACGGAAGCCTTGATCTGGGGGTCGTAG